The following proteins are encoded in a genomic region of Agelaius phoeniceus isolate bAgePho1 chromosome 17, bAgePho1.hap1, whole genome shotgun sequence:
- the SYCP2 gene encoding synaptonemal complex protein 2: MLARSEMQLEKLIDEAAGKKDFQSLEQFLATEECENVSHKCSKQFVNKLDKLLCWALDKQEVKSISTLLNAIQKCGKKMSIAGEDGLTAMIKHGLVGRMVNWFEKLKGILVLRGDEKNEMITTLAEDFFITLLVVCDSRPEGKMQILENFVLRTCSLITDARINIYVQQEVIKKLNLLLEKIPRDSKKKILSTKEMLLVMSEMGRTILDAGDYDTQVAITEALCRMVSEKQRRVLASQLFPMEFVSSAFKGIKDSEFETDCRKFLNQVNGMLGDKRRVFTFPCLSAALDEYELQIPLDENVEEFWIDFNIGSRSVSFYVAAEDADQQWETVIIQEEDVSMYSLEEKDSKKLLTIDLKSPMSVGALEGEKFLFCFDSILEIKDVIIKVYGFHKCKDFSKKQSASVAKTTVHIVFDESGSQVMVPESQLSPGFKEKSGEEKEKLSKYKAQQSPGSLRTQSKSNSQEKLQGVSSKITPSHKRKVSEASVRVPGTTSVSTRSSLFFVSTSTPFKGRCKLPLEMTSSTNRSDNDTINESRTKNFYQEPPGQMRSEEGLKRVQEATEKQTLDEVLDIVPDSQPVGRSNKPLLPGLLETSFDKTETWKKRTFPLPEKNVTTGDKQKANLSLARASHPARVSDTSLPSDLAQEDLDVLLRKETANPKQSKTKAKSKEMADAAKSLISKISDRYRDKSDEKSKARDSLGFNRAHLNKSWISKEEVQDRTLKTASFLNITAGHVLDDVYNFNISGFDEPTIKLGIQELCVTELSVHTEANRRGSTAINKSSTEGKAGKKTRNNRDKKHLFSDSDTENRGDDSKTEISWLQESKRKPKAQIIDYSRSKKSGKPMTTDKTAKKSLEPAFHMEKAKGKNATKKKSNKCKPQSSKMDEMLVKSTREKLPRRAAATKNYKEPSSSESESEERIPTCTSKEEKSKIQKHVSGPNKDYKQPKVLQAVPVEPKRVDSYVQKALAESRNSAEQRELEMPSAEDPASPETMRCAERVSGGASPEPSSSERSLGLQQSSPEDRGMLNSEKGSSPSNFCPQNKTVQSLGVTESPETTKLAFGRKSFSPVLTEASLLSLTTYKTVSGKSSKGAVAEICNNNEESSFQRRISDTFSVKGKLQDITKPIPKNKEELSLTAYKADSGKHAKGAVLEAGNNSEDSSPQSCFSDICAKGKLQDPTKALPKSKEDCVAPSPLSASSRSRIQPWTREPYCPMNESGPSVPTFLKRTYHSATEGSSDETETSKEEEKKGRRRRSLQPKKLFKTDDAATCRVSESVSTQSTNDLSGLDAEFWKPDCSTISICQQLQKEFTKKIENRSRKMDNFNKQTLRAAHQHLATMSYQLHECRIRQLDKFHFTLTEELEKFEKDSQSLKIMEKEFSTFWKKHSHTFSMYIKNEQQRIQILKTSFEKNIYHSVGCEENVFTSEMHLLKEDIKGLQEKFLKEMQEEELCNVRRGLQTLFQSKAEF; encoded by the exons CTTGAAAAGTTAATTGATGAAGCTGCAGGGAAAAAGGATTTCCAATCTTTAGAGCAATTTCTGGCCACGGAAGAATGTGAAAATGTCTCTCACAAATGCAGCAAACAGTTTGTCAACAAATTGGATAAGCTTCTGTGTTGG GCACTTGACAAACAAGAAGTCAAAAGCATTTCTACTTTACTAAATGCTATTCAGAAGTGTGGGAAGAAAATGAGCATAGCAGGAGAAGATGGGCTCACAGCAATGATAAAACACGGCCTTGTTGGAAGG ATGGTCAATTGGTTTGAAAAGTTAAAAGGAATTTTGGTCCTCAGAGGAGATGAAAAGAATGAAATGATTACAACTCTGGCTGAGGATTTCTTCATCACGTTGCTG gTTGTGTGTGATAGCAGACCTGAAG GTAAAATGCAAATACTAGAAAACTTTGTTCTGAGAACGTGTTCCCTCATTACTGATGCAAGAATTAATATTTATGTTCAGCAGGAG GTAATAAAAAAACTGAATTTATTGCTGGAGAAGATCCCTCGAGATTCCAAGAAAAAGATACTTTCTACAAAGGAGATGTTGCTTGTCAT GAGTGAAATGGGGAGGACAATTTTGGATGCTGGAG ACTATGACACACAAGTGGCCATCACTGAAGCTCTGTGCAGAATGGTGTCAGAGAAGCAGAGGAGAGTTCTGGCCTCCCAGTTGTTTCCCATGGAGTTTGTGTCCAGTGCATTTAAAGGAATCAAAGATTCAGAGTTTGAGACA GATTGCAGAAAATTTCTCAACCAGGTGAATGGCATGCTTGGAGACAAAAGAAG GGTTTTTACATTTCCATGTTTATCAGCAGCTCTTGATGAGTATGAG CTGCAGATACCATTGGATGAAAACGTGGAAGAGTTTTGGATTGATTTCAACATTGGCAGCAGAAGTGTTTCCTTCTATGTGGCAGCAGAGGATGCA GACCAGCAGTGGGAAACAGTCATTATACAAGAAGAAGATGTCAGCATGTACAGCCTGGAAG AAAAAGATTCAAAGAAATTATTAACAATAGATCTAAAAAGCCCAATGAGTGTGGGTGCTCTTGAAGGAGagaaatttcttttctgttttgattcTATCTTGGAAATCAAAGATGTGATCATAAAGGTCTATGGATTTCATAAGTGTAAG GATTTCAGCAAGAAGCAGTCTGCATCAGTAGCCAAAACAACTGTCCACATTGTCTTTGATGAAAGTGGATCACAG GTAATGGTACCAGAAAGTCAGTTGTCACCAGGATTCAAAGAAAAatctggagaggagaaggagaaactCAGTAAATACAAAGCTCAGCAATCTCCTGGAAGTTTGAGGACTCAGAGTAAAAGTAACAGTCAAGAAAAACTCCAAGGTGTTTCCTCCAAG ATAACTCCATCCCATAAAAGGAAAGTGTCTGAAGCATCTGTGCGTGTTCCTGGAACTACCAGTGTGTCCACAAGGAGCTCACTCTTTTTTGTCAGCACAT CCACTCCTTTCAAAGGGAGGTGTAAATTGCCTTTGGAAATGACCAGCTCTACTAACAGGTCTGACAATGATACAATAAATGAGAGCAGAACAAAGAATTTCTATCAGGAACCTCCTGGA CAAATGCGTTCTGAAGAAGGCTTAAAAAGGGTACAAGAGGCCACAGAAAAGCAAACTTTAG ATGAAGTATTAGATATTGTTCCTGATTCTCAGCCAGTTGGGAGAAGCAACAAACCTTT GCTGCCTGGTCTTTTGGAGACTTCTTTTGATAAAActgaaacatggaaaaaaagaacattccCTCTTCCTGAGAAGAATGTAACAACTGGGGACAAGCAGAAGGCAAATCTGTCACTGGCACGTGCATCCCATCCAG CCAGAGTGTCTGACACATCTTTGCCTTCTGATCTTGCACAAGAGGACCTTGATGTTCTCCTCAGAAAAGAGACTGCAAATCCAAAACAGTCAAAGACA AAAGCAAAGTCTAAAGAAATGGCAGATGCAGCCAAATCACTGATCAGTAAAATCAGTGACAGATACAGAGACAAGAGTGATGAGAAGAGCAAAGCAAGAGATTCCCTGGGCTTTAACAG GGCACATTTAAATAAATCCTGGATCTCCAAG GAAGAAGTTCAGGACAGGACCCTAAAAACTGCTTCTTTTCTCAATATAACTGCTGGCCATGTCCT GGATGATGTCTACAACTTTAACATCAGCGGGTTTGATGAGCCTACAATCAAGCTTGGA ATCCAAGAATTGTGTGTGACTGAACTGAGTGTTCATACAGAGGCAAACAGAAGAGG GAGCACAGCCATCAATAAATCCAGCACAGAagggaaggcaggaaaaaag ACCAGAAACAATCGAGACAAGAAGCATCTCTTTAGTGACTCAGACACAGAAAACAGAGGGGATGACAGCAAGACAGAGATTAGCTGGCTGCAGGAATCCAAGAGGAAACCTAAAGCCCAGATAATTGATTACAGTAGAAGTAAAAAATCAGGGAAACCTATGACCACAGACAAAA CAGCAAAAAAATCCTTGGAACCTGCTTTCCACATGGAGAAAGCTAAAGGCAAAAATGCAACTAAGAAAAAG AGTAACAAATGTAAACCCCAGAGTTCAAAAATGGATGAAATGCTGGTAAAATCCACCAGAGAAAAGCTCCCTCgaagagcagcagcaacaaaaaattacaaagagCCTTCCAGTTCTGAGTCTGAGAGTGAAGAAAGGATTCCAACATGCACCTCCAAGGAGGAGAAATCCAAAATACAG AAACATGTGAGTGGGCCAAACAAGGACTACAAGCAGCCAAAGGTGCTGCAGGCTGTACCTGTGGAGCCAAAGAGAGTGGACAGCTATGTGCAGAAGGCACTGGCTGAATCCAGGAattctgcagagcagagggaactGGAAATGCCTTCAGCTGAGGACCCTGCCTCCCCTGAGACAATGAGAT GTGCTGAGAGGGTGTCAGGAGgtgccagcccagagcccagctccagtgagaggtcacttggtctgcaGCAGTCATCCCCAGAGGACAGAGGAATGCTGAACTCTGAGAAAGGATCCTCTCCCAGTAATTTCTGTCCACAAAACAAGACTGTGCAAAGCCTGGGTGTAACTGAATCCCCTGAGACAACAAAGTTGGCATTtggaaggaaaagcttctcACCAGTTCTAACTGAAGCATCATTG CTCAGCTTAACCACATATAAAACTGTCAGTGGCAAAAGTTCCAAGGGAGCTGTAGCAGAAATCTGTAACAATAATGAAGAGTCGAGTTTCCAACGTCGCATTTCAGACACTTTTTCTGTTAAAGGGAAGCTTCAGGATATCACTAAACCTATCCCCAAGAATAAGGAAGAG CTCAGTTTAACAGCATATAAAGCTGACAGTGGAAAACATGCaaagggagctgtgctggaagcagggAATAACAGTGAGGATTCAAGTCCCCAGTCTTGCTTTTCAGACATTTGTGCTAAAGGCAAGCTCCAGGATCCCACCAAAGCTCTCCCTAAAAGTAAAGAG GATTGTGTAGCACCATCCCCATTGTCTGCTTCCAGCAGGAGTAGAATACAGCCTTGGACTAGAGAACCTTATTGCCCCATGAATGAGTCAG GACCAAGTGTACCAACATTCCTCAAACGAACTTACCACAGTGCCACAGAAGGCAGCTCTGATGAGACAGAAacaagcaaagaggaggaaaagaaaggaaggagaagaagaagttTACAGcccaaaaaattatttaaaacagaTGATGCTGCTACTTGCAGAG TGTCTGAAAGTGTCTCCACTCAATCTACAAATGATCTGTCTGGTTTGGATGCAGAATTCTGGAAGCCTGATTGCTCAACCATCAGCATTTGTCAGCAGCTCCAGAAAGAATTTACCAAGAAAATTGAG AACCGCTCCCGGAAAATGGACAATTTCAATAAGCAAACCCTGAGAGCTGCCCATCAGCATTTGGCCACCATGAGTTACCAACTGCATGAATGCAG GATCAGGCAGCTGGACAAATTCCATTTTACTCtcacagaggagctggagaaatTTGAAAAGGACTCTCAGTCCCTGAAAATCATGGAAAAAGAATTCTCG accTTTTGGAAAAAGCATTCCCACACTTTTAGTATGTACATAAAAAATGAGCAGCAGAG AATTCAGATTCTTAAAACTTCATTTGAAAAGAATATCTATCATTCTGTTGGctgtgaagaaaatgtttttacttCAGAG ATGCATCTGCTGAAAGAAGACATAAAAGGACTCCAAGAGAAATTTCTAAAAGAAATG CAAGAAGAGGAGCTGTGTAACGTTCGCAGGGGATTGCAGACCTTGTTTCAATCAAAGGCAGAATTCTGA